A single region of the Nocardioides ochotonae genome encodes:
- a CDS encoding inositol-3-phosphate synthase, whose translation MGSVRVAIVGVGNCATSLIQGVEYYKDADPSGAVPGLMHVAFGDYHVKDVEFVAAFDVDDKKVGKDLSEAINASQNNTIKICDVPTLGVEVQRGHTLDGLGKYYRQTIEESSAEPVDIVQILKDRQVDVLVSYLPVGSEVADKFYAQCAIDAGVAFVNALPVFIASDPEWAKKFEDAGVPIIGDDIKSQVGATITHRVMAKLFEDRGVVLDRTYQLNVGGNMDFKNMLERERLESKKISKTQAVTSNLSGPLGGATADDRNVHIGPSDYVAWLDDRKWAYVRLEGRAFGDVPLNLEYKLEVWDSPNSAGIIIDAIRAAKIAKDRGIGGPIISASSYLMKSPPVQLPDDEGRRRVEAFIRGEE comes from the coding sequence ATGGGTTCGGTTCGAGTAGCAATCGTGGGGGTCGGCAACTGCGCGACCTCCCTGATCCAGGGCGTCGAGTACTACAAGGACGCTGACCCCTCGGGGGCGGTCCCTGGCCTGATGCACGTCGCCTTCGGCGACTACCACGTCAAGGACGTCGAGTTCGTCGCCGCCTTCGACGTCGACGACAAGAAGGTCGGCAAGGACCTCTCCGAGGCGATCAACGCCTCCCAGAACAACACCATCAAGATCTGCGACGTCCCGACCCTCGGCGTCGAGGTCCAGCGCGGCCACACCCTCGACGGTCTCGGCAAGTACTACCGCCAGACCATCGAGGAGTCCTCCGCGGAGCCGGTCGACATCGTGCAGATCCTCAAGGACCGCCAGGTCGACGTCCTCGTCTCCTACCTCCCGGTGGGTTCCGAGGTGGCGGACAAGTTCTACGCCCAGTGCGCGATCGACGCCGGCGTGGCCTTCGTCAACGCCCTGCCCGTCTTCATCGCCTCCGACCCCGAGTGGGCCAAGAAGTTCGAGGACGCCGGCGTCCCGATCATCGGCGACGACATCAAGTCGCAGGTCGGCGCCACCATCACCCACCGGGTGATGGCGAAGCTCTTCGAGGACCGCGGCGTGGTGCTGGACCGCACCTACCAGCTCAACGTCGGCGGCAACATGGACTTCAAGAACATGCTCGAGCGTGAGCGCCTGGAGTCCAAGAAGATCTCCAAGACCCAGGCCGTGACCTCGAACCTGAGCGGTCCGCTCGGTGGCGCGACCGCCGACGACCGCAACGTGCACATCGGTCCCTCGGACTACGTGGCCTGGCTCGACGACCGCAAGTGGGCCTACGTCCGCCTCGAGGGCCGCGCCTTCGGCGACGTCCCGCTGAACCTCGAGTACAAGCTCGAGGTCTGGGACTCCCCGAACTCCGCCGGCATCATCATCGACGCGATCCGCGCCGCGAAGATCGCCAAGGACCGCGGCATCGGCGGCCCGATCATCTCGGCCTCGTCGTACCTCATGAAGTCCCCGCCGGTGCAGCTGCCCGACGACGAGGGCCGTCGCCGCGTGGAGGCCTTCATCCGCGGCGAGGAGTGA
- a CDS encoding PadR family transcriptional regulator, whose protein sequence is MARRGETIELAVLGLLHEGPMHGYELRKRLNLMLGWGRVLSYGSLYPALKKMLRNNLIEEASTLVTPVSRRPRIVYQVTAAGTAEFERLMSEVGPTAWEDDNFDIRFAFFSSTDMEIRLRVLEGRRIRLQERLDRVQSQLSMTEKEVDRYAAELQRHGVESVEREVRWLSDLINAERSAGSPPGPSPGFMHGDSAAPADVSPDGLAAADHHQQRSPQQ, encoded by the coding sequence ATGGCACGCCGTGGAGAGACCATCGAGCTGGCAGTCCTCGGACTGCTGCACGAGGGACCCATGCACGGCTACGAGCTGCGCAAGCGGCTCAACCTGATGCTCGGGTGGGGTCGGGTGCTGTCCTACGGCTCGCTCTACCCGGCGTTGAAGAAGATGCTGCGCAACAACCTCATCGAGGAGGCCAGCACCTTGGTCACCCCGGTCTCGCGGCGTCCGCGCATCGTCTACCAGGTCACCGCCGCCGGCACGGCCGAGTTCGAGCGACTCATGTCCGAGGTCGGCCCGACCGCCTGGGAGGACGACAACTTCGACATCCGCTTCGCCTTCTTCTCCTCCACCGACATGGAGATCAGGCTCCGGGTGCTCGAGGGTCGGCGGATCCGGCTCCAGGAGCGGCTCGACCGCGTCCAGAGCCAGCTGTCGATGACCGAGAAGGAGGTCGACCGCTACGCGGCCGAGCTCCAGCGCCATGGCGTCGAATCGGTCGAGCGTGAGGTCCGCTGGCTCTCCGACCTCATCAACGCCGAGCGCAGCGCCGGCAGCCCCCCGGGGCCATCCCCGGGCTTCATGCACGGCGACTCCGCCGCGCCAGCAGACGTGTCCCCGGACGGCCTCGCGGCCGCCGACCACCACCAGCAGCGATCCCCGCAGCAGTGA
- a CDS encoding CCA tRNA nucleotidyltransferase, with amino-acid sequence MSDASLPPLNVADVQRSVNAELDRIGPVIDELGRRFAAAGHELALVGGPVRDAMLGRHHHDLDFTTSARPDATEKILKSWGDATWDMGRAFGTIGCRKGDYVVEVTTYRSETYDPSSRKPDVDFGDTLDGDLGRRDFTVNAMAVRIPGRVVEDPYGGVVDLAHRVLRTPGTPEDSFSDDPLRMMRAARFAAQLGFTVAPEVVAAMTAMAERITIISAERVRDELVKLVCAPYPRLGLTLLVDTGLAAHVLPELPALALERDEHHRHKDVYEHTLTVLEQAIELEDRLGGEPDFISRFAALMHDVGKPRTRRFVDDGTVTFHHHDVVGAKITRKRMKALRFSNDEIDAVAHLVELHLRFHGYGTGEWTDSAVRRYVRDAGDQLERLHVLTRADCTTRNKRKAERLRRTYDDLEERIARLSEEEELASIRPDLDGNQIMEILGIGPGRDVGQAYQHLLELRMDRGPLDEPTARAELLAWWKARQEG; translated from the coding sequence GTGTCCGACGCCTCGCTGCCGCCCCTGAACGTCGCCGACGTGCAGCGCTCGGTGAACGCCGAGCTCGACCGGATCGGTCCGGTCATCGACGAGCTCGGTCGCCGCTTCGCCGCTGCCGGTCACGAGCTCGCCCTGGTCGGCGGGCCGGTGCGCGACGCGATGCTCGGACGCCACCACCACGACCTCGACTTCACGACCTCGGCGCGCCCCGACGCCACCGAGAAGATCCTCAAGTCCTGGGGCGACGCCACCTGGGACATGGGCCGGGCCTTCGGCACCATCGGCTGCCGCAAGGGCGACTACGTGGTCGAGGTCACGACGTACCGCTCGGAGACCTACGACCCCTCCTCGCGCAAGCCCGACGTCGACTTCGGCGACACCCTCGACGGTGACCTGGGCCGGCGCGACTTCACCGTCAACGCGATGGCGGTGCGGATCCCGGGCCGGGTCGTGGAGGACCCGTACGGCGGCGTGGTCGACCTCGCCCACCGGGTGCTGCGCACGCCCGGCACGCCCGAGGACTCCTTCTCCGACGACCCGCTGCGGATGATGCGCGCGGCCCGGTTCGCCGCCCAGCTGGGGTTCACCGTGGCCCCCGAGGTGGTCGCCGCGATGACCGCGATGGCCGAGCGGATCACGATCATCTCCGCCGAACGGGTGCGCGACGAGCTGGTCAAGCTGGTGTGCGCGCCGTACCCCCGCCTCGGCCTGACCCTGCTGGTCGACACCGGGCTCGCCGCCCACGTGCTGCCCGAGCTGCCGGCACTGGCGCTGGAGCGCGACGAGCACCACCGCCACAAGGACGTCTACGAGCACACGCTGACGGTGCTCGAGCAGGCCATCGAGCTGGAGGACCGCCTCGGCGGGGAGCCCGACTTCATCTCCCGCTTCGCGGCGCTGATGCACGACGTCGGCAAGCCGCGCACCCGCCGCTTCGTCGACGACGGCACCGTCACCTTCCACCACCACGACGTGGTGGGCGCCAAGATCACCCGCAAGCGGATGAAGGCGCTGCGCTTCTCCAACGACGAGATCGACGCGGTGGCCCACCTCGTGGAGCTGCACCTGCGCTTCCACGGCTACGGCACCGGCGAGTGGACCGACTCCGCCGTACGCCGCTACGTGCGCGACGCCGGTGACCAGCTCGAGCGCCTGCACGTGCTCACCCGCGCCGACTGCACCACCCGCAACAAGCGCAAGGCCGAGCGGCTGCGGCGTACCTATGACGACCTCGAGGAGCGGATCGCCCGGCTCTCCGAGGAGGAGGAGCTGGCCTCGATCCGGCCCGACCTCGACGGCAACCAGATCATGGAGATCCTCGGGATCGGCCCCGGTCGCGACGTCGGCCAGGCCTACCAGCACCTGCTCGAGCTGCGCATGGACCGCGGCCCCCTCGACGAGCCCACCGCCCGCGCCGAGCTGTTGGCGTGGTGGAAGGCGCGGCAGGAGGGCTGA
- a CDS encoding transglycosylase domain-containing protein yields MTKPPRTSSTSQAKPGKPPRTRKQKVLRVVKWASLAAFVGLLALVAVFVVLYRTIDIPDPNEDFQTETSFIYYADGSTELGKFATQNRDSIPLQEMPQHLQDAVVAAENRTFWSDSGIDPRGIVRAAFSNASGNSSQGASTITQQYVKILYLSSERTYTRKIKEAVLSLKLQRQQSKQEILEGYLNTIYFGRGAYGVQAAAQAYFDKPAAKLSLRESAVLARVLNNPSRYDPAKGKDARRSLKAGYERVLNGMAEMGTIDAKQAEKAARKLPKFPKIEAESTYGGQRGHMLSMIKKELQRLGFSEEEIDGQGLRVTTTLQQPAMRAAEEAVKEAKPEGFGDEQLHVGVATVEPGTGALRGFYGGQDYLDSQINWAVSGGQAGSTMKAFALAAAIKQGFSLRDTFEGNSPIEIGDTSFGNQGDTDYGSGVNMLQATASSINTAFIDMTDAMEDGPRKIIDIATAMGLPPAEPKGAKAPGFPNSSPGLKPELGVSLGSATVSPINMAGAYATIANGGVAAETYLIESVEDANGDVLFDHKVKTNRALDEDIAADVSYALQQVTESGGSGADAGATLARPSAGKTGTSTNGLDDVVSSWFVGFTPQYSSAVVYTRGKGNEPLDGWLPSFYGGDYPADTWARLMVLLHDGLEVKDLADPAYVDGDAPSDGHAPYVPPSNPAPQPRPSKKPSPTKEPTKEPTKEPTKESTPTEEPEPTEEPEPTPTVPEPTPTVPEPTPPSPTTSPAAGAPTRGPDPGRG; encoded by the coding sequence GTGACCAAGCCGCCGAGGACCAGCAGCACCTCCCAGGCGAAGCCCGGCAAGCCGCCCCGCACGCGCAAGCAGAAGGTGCTGCGCGTCGTGAAGTGGGCCTCGCTGGCCGCGTTCGTGGGCCTGCTCGCGCTCGTCGCGGTGTTCGTCGTCCTCTACCGGACGATCGACATCCCGGACCCCAACGAGGACTTCCAGACCGAGACGTCGTTCATCTACTACGCCGACGGCTCCACCGAGCTGGGCAAGTTCGCCACCCAGAACCGTGACTCGATCCCGCTGCAGGAGATGCCGCAGCACCTGCAGGACGCCGTGGTCGCCGCGGAGAACCGCACCTTCTGGAGCGACAGCGGCATCGACCCCCGCGGCATCGTCCGCGCGGCGTTCAGCAACGCCTCGGGCAACTCCAGCCAGGGCGCGTCGACGATCACCCAGCAGTACGTGAAGATCCTCTACCTCAGCTCCGAGCGGACCTACACCCGCAAGATCAAGGAGGCGGTCCTCTCGCTCAAGCTGCAGCGCCAGCAGAGCAAGCAGGAGATCCTCGAGGGCTACCTCAACACCATCTACTTCGGCCGGGGCGCGTACGGCGTCCAGGCGGCCGCCCAGGCGTACTTCGACAAGCCCGCCGCGAAGCTGAGCCTGCGCGAGTCGGCGGTCCTGGCCCGGGTGCTGAACAACCCCAGCCGCTACGACCCCGCCAAGGGCAAGGACGCGCGGCGCTCGCTGAAGGCCGGCTACGAGCGGGTCCTCAACGGCATGGCCGAGATGGGCACGATCGACGCCAAGCAGGCCGAGAAGGCCGCGAGGAAGCTGCCCAAGTTCCCCAAGATCGAGGCCGAGAGCACCTACGGCGGCCAGCGCGGCCACATGCTGTCGATGATCAAGAAGGAGCTCCAGCGCCTCGGCTTCAGCGAGGAGGAGATCGACGGCCAGGGCCTGCGGGTCACCACCACCCTCCAGCAGCCGGCGATGCGCGCGGCCGAGGAGGCGGTGAAGGAGGCCAAGCCCGAGGGCTTCGGTGACGAGCAGCTGCACGTCGGCGTCGCGACCGTCGAGCCCGGGACCGGCGCCTTGCGCGGGTTCTACGGCGGCCAGGACTACCTGGACTCCCAGATCAACTGGGCGGTCTCCGGCGGCCAGGCCGGCTCGACGATGAAGGCGTTCGCGCTCGCGGCCGCGATCAAGCAGGGCTTCTCGCTGCGCGACACCTTCGAGGGCAACAGCCCGATCGAGATCGGCGACACCTCGTTCGGCAACCAGGGCGACACCGACTACGGGTCGGGGGTCAACATGCTCCAGGCCACCGCCAGCTCCATCAACACCGCGTTCATCGACATGACCGACGCGATGGAGGACGGCCCGCGCAAGATCATCGACATCGCCACCGCGATGGGCCTGCCCCCGGCGGAGCCGAAGGGCGCGAAGGCGCCCGGCTTCCCCAACTCCTCCCCGGGTCTCAAGCCCGAGCTCGGCGTCTCGCTGGGCAGCGCGACGGTGAGCCCGATCAACATGGCCGGGGCCTACGCCACCATCGCCAACGGCGGGGTGGCCGCGGAGACCTACCTGATCGAGTCCGTCGAGGATGCCAACGGGGACGTGCTCTTCGACCACAAGGTCAAGACCAACCGCGCCCTCGACGAGGACATCGCCGCCGACGTCTCCTACGCGCTGCAGCAGGTGACCGAGTCCGGTGGTTCCGGCGCCGACGCCGGCGCCACGCTCGCCCGTCCCAGCGCGGGCAAGACCGGCACCTCGACCAACGGCCTCGACGACGTGGTCTCCTCCTGGTTCGTCGGCTTCACCCCGCAGTACTCCAGCGCCGTCGTCTACACCCGCGGCAAGGGCAACGAGCCGCTCGACGGGTGGCTGCCCTCCTTCTACGGCGGTGACTACCCCGCCGACACCTGGGCGCGGCTGATGGTGCTCCTGCACGACGGCCTCGAGGTCAAGGACTTGGCCGACCCGGCGTACGTCGACGGCGACGCGCCGTCGGACGGCCACGCGCCGTACGTCCCGCCGTCGAACCCGGCCCCGCAACCGCGCCCGAGCAAGAAGCCGAGCCCGACCAAGGAGCCGACGAAGGAGCCCACCAAGGAGCCGACGAAGGAGTCGACCCCGACCGAGGAGCCGGAGCCGACCGAGGAGCCGGAGCCCACACCGACCGTGCCGGAGCCGACACCCACCGTGCCGGAGCCGACACCGCCCAGCCCGACGACCAGCCCCGCGGCCGGCGCACCCACCCGCGGTCCCGACCCCGGGCGCGGGTAG